The following are encoded together in the Candidatus Methylomirabilis oxygeniifera genome:
- the groS gene encoding chaperone Hsp10 (GroES), part of GroE chaperone system (Evidence 2a : Function of homologous gene experimentally demonstrated in an other organism; PubMedId : 8097179, 8101485; Product type f : factor) yields the protein MRVKPLHDRILVKRLEEKEIKKGGIIIPDTAKEKPQEGEVIAVGPGKVGDDGKRQPMDVKAGDKILFGKYSGSEVKVDNEEFLIMREEDVLCILQ from the coding sequence GTGAGGGTAAAGCCGTTGCACGACCGAATCCTGGTGAAGCGTCTGGAAGAAAAAGAAATCAAGAAGGGCGGGATCATTATCCCCGATACTGCGAAAGAGAAGCCCCAAGAAGGCGAAGTGATTGCCGTCGGGCCGGGCAAGGTCGGTGATGATGGAAAGCGACAGCCGATGGATGTGAAGGCAGGCGATAAGATCCTCTTTGGCAAGTACTCCGGTTCGGAGGTCAAGGTCGACAATGAGGAATTCCTGATCATGCGGGAGGAAGACGTTCTATGCATCCTGCAATAG
- a CDS encoding protein of unknown function (Evidence 5 : No homology to any previously reported sequences) has product MGLLFRSIGDNDPALLDFFFFQTLHQDSVVQRLYPHDRLLLSPRSRYAPATPYLCDIRRQAIRFTLKHYTTGSPAANHSVSTLSWRVLITIGREALIRKDNYSYISPNNRKYMYFLDNTRSYRCLSQIYSGTICDEPIFNAPIRCSTLRGQHRTGNIELRSPAPSPSTDNGLDSVQPGYLYSLNTG; this is encoded by the coding sequence TTGGGGCTTCTCTTTCGCAGTATCGGGGATAATGATCCCGCCCTTCTTGATTTCTTTTTCTTCCAGACGCTTCACCAGGATTCGGTCGTGCAACGGCTTTACCCTCACGATCGCTTACTCCTTTCTCCGCGGAGCAGATATGCTCCAGCAACTCCCTACCTGTGTGATATACGCAGGCAGGCAATACGGTTTACCCTCAAGCACTATACAACGGGCAGTCCAGCAGCTAACCATTCTGTTAGCACTCTCTCGTGGAGAGTGCTAATTACTATAGGCCGTGAGGCTCTCATTCGCAAGGACAATTATTCATATATTTCACCGAATAATCGGAAATATATGTATTTTCTCGACAATACTCGCTCCTATCGTTGTTTATCGCAAATATACTCAGGTACTATTTGCGATGAGCCTATTTTTAACGCTCCGATCCGATGTTCAACTCTCAGGGGCCAACATCGAACCGGGAACATTGAACTTCGCTCGCCAGCGCCATCCCCTTCGACCGATAATGGTCTTGACAGCGTTCAACCCGG